The genome window aaatcaaagaaagggCCATAGGTTGCTACCACATGCGCAAGGTTGACGCTGAGAGTTTGGCCGACTTCATTTACAACGAAATAAAGGGTATCGGCCTTGACTGGTCAAAGTGTGTTGGACAGTGCTATGACGGGGCCAGTGTAATGAGCGGACACTTTTCAGGAGTACAGGCCCGTCTCCGGGAAAAAGCACCACAAGCGGTGTACACACACTGTCATTCCCATAGACTTAACCTTGTCATTGGCGATTGTatgcagaaaatacaaagaatttcatcagtattttcagttttgcaaaCAGTTTACAGTTTCGTCTCCAACAGCAACACTCGATACCAGTTGTTCGTCGAAGCCCAGAAAACTGCCAATGTGCCTGTGCTAACGCTTGAAAGGACAGTAGTGACACGTTGGTCTTACTGGTATAGATCAGTGGCTAAGATCCTGGTTAGATATGACTGCATACTCGCAGTTCTGTCAGTAGTTCAAGAATCTTCTGACAGGGAGGCAGCGGCAGAAGCTACGGGCCTTAAGAACCAGCTAGAGTCGTTTCCCTTCATATTCAGTTTGCATGTCATTCACGAAGTTCTTGCAGTGATAAACCCTCTTTCTGAACAACTACAGGCAGCAGATCTGGTCATCTCAGAAGCTTGCACTTTGATCAGTGCAACAAAGAACGAACTGAGGAAAATGCGTGATGACGAGTATTTTCGTGTCCTATACGGCAAGTCTAAAGAGATGGCCATTAATGTCGGAGCTGATCTGTCGGAAACAAGTGCTCTCTCTTCAGCCATACCTGTTAAATCAAAACGAGTTCAGAAGATATCCGGAAGACTAAGAGACTATTTGACGACAACAACAATTGGAAAGCACAACATTGACTCCGAAAGCACAACAACGGAAGACAAAATGCGGAGAGAGTTCTACGAGGTTTTGGACAGAGTGTTAAATGAGTTTGAAGAGCGTTTTTCTGTCCAACTGCCAGTGCTAGAAGCCACACGTTGCCTTAACCCCAAATCCACAGATTTTATGGACTCAGATTTACTTTTTGTGATCGCGACATACTTCGATCAGGCGGGAATCGATACTATGCAGCTGAAGTGTCAAGCTTTAATAGCTCGTGCATTTGTGTCGCAGCTTCCACAGAAACCGGCAAATGCTTTAGATGTCTTCGAACAACTCGGAGGATTGAAAGAAGCTTATTCTGAGCTTCTTAAGGTCGTCAGGGTAGTCCTCACACTCCCGCTCACAACGTGCTCAAATGAacgttttttctctgtgttgacctttgtgaaggactacctccggacaacgatggaaaacgagcgactttcgcatttgctgcttatattctctgagaaagctgcagtgaaggagctcaattttgag of Artemia franciscana chromosome 3, ASM3288406v1, whole genome shotgun sequence contains these proteins:
- the LOC136025524 gene encoding zinc finger MYM-type protein 1-like, with the translated sequence MSSSGASGAKKRKIKAQRKEEEIKMQRRLASFFKPTDSEAGTSRDNPSATEVLPRNEQTLDVRLISEETNLREPQTEEMASRTISTDLSVNPYDNPCQPVLTDYPATTIGNRKRKFNSSYFLKYPWLEYSKEQDSVFCFNCRHFSGSSLRSGERYGARAFIDIGFRKWKDISELIRQHENSDRHKACTISLTQFKAIETEAAESVASCLSKEREKEIPENRQYVKALLKTTALLGRQGLAFRGHDEGESSANQGNFVETVHLLTEINPDLMKNSRKAYGHYMSHEYQNDYIEVIGNEIKSSIAKEVREAKYFAVLVDETKDLSKKEQLAILVRYVHDLKIKERAIGCYHMRKVDAESLADFIYNEIKGIGLDWSKCVGQCYDGASVMSGHFSGVQARLREKAPQAVYTHCHSHRLNLVIGDCMQKIQRISSVFSVLQTVYSFVSNSNTRYQLFVEAQKTANVPVLTLERTVVTRWSYWYRSVAKILVRYDCILAVLSVVQESSDREAAAEATGLKNQLESFPFIFSLHVIHEVLAVINPLSEQLQAADLVISEACTLISATKNELRKMRDDEYFRVLYGKSKEMAINVGADLSETSALSSAIPVKSKRVQKISGRLRDYLTTTTIGKHNIDSESTTTEDKMRREFYEVLDRVLNEFEERFSVQLPVLEATRCLNPKSTDFMDSDLLFVIATYFDQAGIDTMQLKCQALIARAFVSQLPQKPANALDVFEQLGGLKEAYSELLKVVRVVLTLPLTTCSNERFFSVLTFVKDYLRTTMENERLSHFEGIKWGGKTLLDLDSADDLSILDESVSKMYELLEVLRVQVARIGSKIDVKKTKSKRIGVSEDEKLTLGNEKIDHVDSFT